A stretch of the Aegilops tauschii subsp. strangulata cultivar AL8/78 chromosome 4, Aet v6.0, whole genome shotgun sequence genome encodes the following:
- the LOC109741020 gene encoding proteasome subunit alpha type-5 — translation MFLTRTEYDRGVNTFSPEGRLFQVEYAIEAIKLGSTAIGLMTKDGVVLAVEKRVTSPLLEPSSVEKIMEIDEHVGCAMSGLIADARTLVEHARVETQNHRFSYGEPMTVESTTQAICDLALRFGEGDEESMSRPFGVSLLIAGHDENGPSLYYTDPSGTFWQCNAKAIGSGSEGADSSLQDQYNKELTIAEAETIALSILKQVMEEKVTPNNVDIAKVSPSYHLYTPAEVEAVIARL, via the exons ATGTTTCTCACGAG GACGGAGTACGACCGTGGGGTCAACACCTTCTCCCCGGAGGGGCGGCTGTTCCAGGTCGAGTACGCCATTGAGGCCATCAAG TTGGGCTCCACCGCAATCGGCTTGATGACTAAGGATGGTGTTGTACTGGCTGTTGAGAAACGTGTCACCTCACCGCTGCTG GAACCAAGCAGTGTGGAGAAAATCATGGAAATTGATGAGCATGTCGGCTGTGCCATGAGTGGCCTTATTGCTGACGCCAGAACACTGGTTGAGCATGCTCGTGTTGAGACTCAG AATCATAGGTTCTCATATGGGGAGCCAATGACAGTAGAGTCTACCACACAAGCTATCTGTGACTTGGCTTTGCGCTTTGGTGAAGGTGATGAAGAATCAATG TCACGGCCATTTGGAGTCTCTCTCCTTATTGCTGGTCATGATGAAAATGGACCCAGCTT GTACTACACAGACCCGTCGGGGACCTTCTGGCAGTGCAATGCCAAGGCAATTGGGTCGGGCTCTGAAGGAGCTGATAGCTCATTACAAGATCAGTACAACAAG GAACTGACCATCGCTGAGGCAGAGACCATAGCCCTTTCTATCCTGAAGCAGGTTATGGAAGAAAAG GTGACCCCGAACAACGTTGACATTGCGAAGGTCTCCCCTAGCTACCACCTCTACACCCCTGCAGAGGTTGAAGCGGTCATCGCGAGGTTGTGA